One Gossypium hirsutum isolate 1008001.06 chromosome A11, Gossypium_hirsutum_v2.1, whole genome shotgun sequence genomic window carries:
- the LOC107955974 gene encoding uncharacterized protein, which yields MAEAENFYDVGGRKFENNDSSKPKSRPKGNGGGEKDQGEKNGEVPRSSQGGVEEKSSNGLMFVDIIVAGRGLNALVDTGASDLFMSEEMAKELGLRIEEDSGRIKTVNSESIPITGVAKGVELQLGEWTGKATIKVIQLYDYDFVVGLSLLDRINADIYPSENYMTISDMNKRYMVRMKRKGSVEGKTLSAIQFAKGVRRNEVSYLATLRDNMDDKFEGEIPKEVERLLKSFQDVMPMELPKRLPPKREADYKIELLPNVEPPARAPYRMALPELEELWK from the exons ATGGCTGAGGCAGAAAATTTCTACGATGTGGGGGGAAGAAAGTTTGAAAATAATGATTCTTCAAAGCCCAAGTCGAGACCCAAAGGCAATGGTGGGGGAGAAAAGGATCAAGGAGAAAAGAATGGTGAAGTCCCAAGGTCTAGTCAAG GAGGTGTCGAAGAGAAGTCAAGTAATgggttgatgtttgtggacatcatcGTAGCTGGCAGAGGATTGAACGCACTTGTTGATACAGGTGCATCTGATTTATTCATGTCCGAAGAGATGGCGAAGGAACTTGGCCTCAGAATCGAGGAAGATTCGGGTCGAATCAAAACGGTGAATTCAGAAAGTATTCCCATAACGGGTGTGGCAAAAGGAGTGGAACTCCAACTTGGCGAGTGGACGGGCAAAGCAACCATTAAGGTAATCCAACTTTATGATTACGATTTTGTAGTTGGATTAAGTTTACTTGACAGGATTAATGCTGATATTTATCCTTCCGAGAATTACATGACGATCTCCGATATGAACAAACGATATATGGTCCGAATGAAACGGAAGGGAAGCGTGGAGGGAAAAACCCTGTCAGCAATCCAATTTGCCAAAGGAGTCCGTCGAAATGAAGTCTCCTACCTAGCTACTTTGAGGGACAATATGGATGATAAATTTGAGGGGGAAATTCCAAAGGAAGTGGAACGGTTGCTAAAGTCATTTCAAGATGTGATGCCCATGGAGTTGCCCAAAAGATTGCCACCTAAGAGGGAAGCGGACTACAAGATTGAGCTGTTACCCAATGTTGAACCGCCAGCAAGGGCACCATATCGGATGGCTCTACCTGAGCTAGAGGAATTGTGGAAGTAG